From a region of the Streptacidiphilus albus JL83 genome:
- a CDS encoding TerD family protein, which translates to MSVSLSKGQSVSLQKAGGGSLAVVRMGLGWEAAPRRGLFGRRARQIDLDASAVMYADRRLADVVFFQHLVSNDGSVRHTGDNLTGGAGGEDDESILVDLARVPEHVNQIVFTVNSYTGQSFAEVRKAHCRLVDETTGQELARYSLGGGGEHTGQVMAKVVRDEAGGWQMAAIGAPARGRTFQEMLPAIEPFL; encoded by the coding sequence ATGTCGGTGAGCCTGAGCAAGGGACAGAGCGTCAGCCTGCAGAAGGCCGGCGGCGGATCGCTCGCCGTGGTGCGGATGGGCCTCGGCTGGGAGGCCGCTCCGCGCAGGGGCCTCTTCGGCAGACGCGCCCGCCAGATCGACCTGGACGCCTCCGCGGTGATGTACGCCGACCGCCGCCTCGCCGACGTGGTCTTCTTCCAGCACCTGGTCAGCAACGACGGATCGGTCCGGCACACCGGCGACAACCTGACCGGTGGCGCGGGCGGGGAGGACGACGAGTCGATCCTGGTCGACCTCGCCCGCGTCCCGGAGCACGTCAACCAGATCGTGTTCACGGTGAACTCCTACACCGGCCAGAGCTTCGCCGAGGTGCGGAAGGCCCACTGCCGACTGGTGGACGAGACCACCGGGCAGGAGCTGGCCCGCTACAGCCTCGGCGGCGGCGGGGAGCACACCGGGCAGGTGATGGCCAAGGTGGTCCGGGACGAGGCGGGGGGCTGGCAGATGGCGGCGATCGGCGCGCCCGCGCGCGGGCGGACGTTCCAGGAGATGCTGCCCGCCATCGAGCCCTTCCTCTGA